The Lysobacter sp. HDW10 genome window below encodes:
- the uvrC gene encoding excinuclease ABC subunit UvrC: protein MTEQPPVPFDGKAFVKHLTNAPGVYRMYGADDQLLYVGKAASLKKRVSSYFSKAHNGRIALMVSQIQRMEVTVTRSASEALLVENELIKAHKPRYNILLRDDKSYPYVLVTAGAWPRIKSHRGTRAGKGRFYGPYPSVLAVRDTLNLMHRLFKLRNCEDSVFKNRSRPCLQYQIGRCTAPCVGLISEQDYAEDVRRAEYFLSGRSDALTQELTTQMHEASEALEFERAVQLRDLIGSIRKLQARESVENPEGDLDVLAASILGGTACVVLLSVRDGRNLGTRTFFPKLNGHSDVSDALGAFLSQYYFEHAPPREIVVDRDFDDREILQAALTEASGRAVQVRTQVRGRRAVLLDMARRNVATAVNTENASQGAQAARVASLVELLGLTATPKRVECFDISHTQGEATVASCVVFDEKGAVRDQYRRYNITGITPGDDYAAMHQALSRRFRPKDTLQETEAERVAEASEGPRLPDVLLIDGGEGQLKQARDVMRELGVEGVVLVGVAKGEARKAGHETLILDDGREVQPGAFSPALQYIQQVRDEAHRFAITGHRGKRQKARTSSKLEEIEGIGPRKRAALLKYFGGLGGLKSASVLDIAKVEGISEALAERIYAGLHGIEAMDPDGTQG, encoded by the coding sequence ATGACTGAGCAACCGCCCGTGCCCTTCGACGGTAAGGCGTTCGTCAAACATCTGACCAATGCGCCTGGCGTCTACCGCATGTACGGTGCGGACGATCAATTGCTGTATGTCGGCAAAGCCGCTTCACTCAAGAAACGCGTTTCAAGCTATTTCTCAAAGGCGCACAACGGTCGCATTGCGCTGATGGTCTCGCAGATCCAGCGCATGGAAGTGACGGTGACGCGTTCTGCAAGCGAAGCCTTGCTCGTTGAGAACGAACTGATCAAAGCGCACAAGCCGCGCTACAACATTCTGCTGCGTGACGATAAGAGCTATCCCTATGTGTTGGTGACCGCAGGTGCGTGGCCGCGCATCAAGTCGCATCGCGGCACGCGCGCGGGCAAAGGGCGGTTCTATGGGCCTTACCCGAGCGTGCTTGCGGTGCGCGACACATTGAATCTGATGCATCGCTTGTTCAAGCTTCGCAATTGCGAGGACAGCGTCTTCAAGAATCGCAGCCGTCCCTGTTTGCAGTATCAGATCGGTCGCTGCACTGCGCCCTGTGTCGGTTTGATTTCAGAGCAAGACTATGCCGAAGACGTACGTCGGGCCGAATACTTTCTGTCGGGTCGAAGTGATGCACTGACACAAGAACTCACGACGCAGATGCATGAAGCGAGTGAAGCTTTGGAATTCGAGCGCGCGGTTCAACTTCGCGACTTGATCGGCAGTATTCGTAAGCTCCAAGCGCGTGAGAGTGTTGAGAATCCGGAAGGGGATTTGGATGTGCTCGCCGCAAGCATTCTCGGCGGCACCGCGTGCGTCGTCTTGCTCTCGGTGCGCGACGGTCGCAATCTAGGCACGCGCACATTCTTTCCGAAGCTCAATGGACATTCCGATGTGTCCGATGCCTTGGGTGCGTTTTTGTCGCAGTACTACTTCGAACACGCGCCGCCGCGCGAAATCGTGGTGGACCGAGACTTCGACGATCGCGAGATTCTGCAGGCTGCGCTGACGGAGGCTTCTGGGCGCGCGGTTCAAGTGCGGACGCAAGTGCGCGGAAGACGCGCCGTGCTGCTCGATATGGCGCGTCGAAATGTCGCCACCGCCGTCAACACAGAAAACGCAAGCCAAGGTGCGCAGGCTGCACGTGTGGCGTCGTTGGTTGAGCTCTTGGGCCTCACAGCAACACCCAAGCGCGTGGAATGTTTCGATATCAGCCACACGCAAGGCGAGGCGACGGTGGCGTCATGTGTGGTGTTTGACGAGAAAGGCGCAGTGCGCGACCAATATCGCCGCTACAACATCACCGGCATTACACCAGGTGATGACTATGCCGCCATGCACCAAGCCTTGTCGCGTCGTTTCCGTCCCAAGGACACCTTGCAAGAAACCGAAGCTGAGCGCGTCGCAGAAGCATCAGAAGGACCGCGCTTGCCAGATGTGCTCTTGATTGATGGCGGGGAAGGACAGCTCAAACAAGCGCGTGACGTGATGCGTGAACTCGGCGTCGAAGGCGTGGTGCTCGTCGGTGTCGCGAAAGGTGAAGCACGCAAGGCAGGGCACGAAACCTTGATCTTGGACGACGGGCGGGAAGTGCAGCCGGGTGCGTTTTCCCCCGCGCTGCAGTACATCCAGCAAGTGCGCGATGAAGCGCATCGATTTGCAATCACAGGCCATCGAGGCAAACGACAAAAAGCACGCACGTCGAGCAAACTGGAAGAAATCGAAGGCATTGGGCCGCGAAAACGCGCTGCATTGCTGAAATATTTCGGCGGATTGGGCGGATTGAAGTCCGCATCCGTGCTCGACATCGCAAAGGTGGAAGGAATCAGTGAAGCCTTGGCCGAAAGGATTTATGCTGGTCTCCATGGCATTGAGGCCATGGACCCAGACGGAACGCAAGGATGA
- the kdsB gene encoding 3-deoxy-manno-octulosonate cytidylyltransferase: MSEIEFVVAIPARMAATRLPDKPLRLIGGIPMVVHVAHQASQAGAREVVVAVDDARIYAAVTEAGFKAVMTRVDHASGTDRLAECAALSGWADNEIVVNVQGDEPFAPPEGIRAVAELLARTGFDMATLATPITHEAEVFDPNVVKVVASDTDAAMYFSRAPIPWQRGQFDTQQIDLSQDAWLRHIGVYAYRVNFLNRFAAMPASRLEQLESLEQLRVLQAGHAIAVTRTPVAFPPGVDTEADLQRAEVHFQKMHRL; the protein is encoded by the coding sequence ATGAGCGAGATTGAATTCGTTGTTGCGATTCCGGCACGCATGGCGGCAACCCGCCTCCCGGATAAACCACTGAGATTGATTGGCGGTATCCCGATGGTGGTGCATGTGGCGCACCAAGCAAGCCAGGCCGGAGCGCGCGAGGTCGTGGTCGCCGTAGATGACGCGCGCATTTATGCGGCAGTGACCGAGGCGGGCTTCAAAGCCGTCATGACGCGTGTCGATCATGCAAGTGGCACGGACCGTTTGGCAGAATGTGCCGCATTGAGTGGTTGGGCGGACAACGAGATCGTCGTCAACGTGCAAGGGGATGAGCCGTTTGCGCCGCCTGAAGGTATTCGTGCAGTGGCCGAACTCTTGGCGCGCACGGGCTTTGATATGGCGACACTCGCGACGCCCATCACGCATGAGGCTGAAGTGTTTGATCCCAATGTGGTCAAGGTGGTCGCGTCGGACACCGATGCGGCGATGTATTTCAGTCGGGCGCCCATTCCTTGGCAACGCGGGCAGTTCGACACGCAACAGATCGACTTGTCGCAAGACGCATGGCTTCGACATATCGGCGTTTATGCGTATCGCGTCAATTTCTTAAATCGATTTGCGGCGATGCCCGCTTCGCGGTTGGAGCAACTCGAATCCTTGGAGCAACTCCGTGTATTGCAGGCAGGGCACGCGATCGCAGTGACACGCACACCGGTGGCCTTCCCACCCGGCGTGGATACTGAAGCGGACCTGCAACGCGCAGAAGTCCATTTCCAGAAGATGCATCGACTGTAA
- the lpxK gene encoding tetraacyldisaccharide 4'-kinase produces the protein MSAKRQTPAWWYDAEVLVPFWAHAGEALFRTLSGLRARAYAKGWKKAFHPGVPVIIVGNISVGGTGKTPLVLSLIKHLQAAGYTPGLATRGYGRSNPKQAIWVDATTPALVGGDEPVMIAQATGVRIRADARRAAAARALVAAGCDVIVCDDGLQHYGLARDIEIEVIDAMRGYGNGRLLPAGPLRESPLGATRFDFRVVNLGALPDAAAERIGTDFQAMFVRPTQVKSMNSARTATLAAFEGQRVHAVAGIGHPQRFFDMLKRHDIAVVPHPFPDHHVFSESDFEFSSDLPVLMTSKDAAKCRAFARDHWYEIAVEAELPDAFWSALDARLASLKQSAP, from the coding sequence TTGAGCGCGAAACGGCAGACGCCTGCTTGGTGGTACGACGCTGAAGTCTTGGTGCCATTCTGGGCACACGCAGGTGAGGCACTCTTTCGCACCCTCAGCGGTCTTCGCGCGCGGGCCTACGCAAAAGGGTGGAAGAAGGCCTTTCATCCCGGCGTGCCGGTGATTATCGTCGGCAATATTTCCGTGGGAGGGACGGGCAAGACGCCGCTCGTGCTTTCGCTGATCAAACATTTGCAGGCCGCGGGTTACACGCCGGGTCTTGCGACGCGCGGTTACGGTCGATCAAATCCCAAGCAAGCGATCTGGGTCGATGCGACGACGCCTGCGCTTGTAGGCGGCGATGAGCCGGTGATGATCGCGCAAGCGACAGGCGTGCGCATTCGTGCAGATGCACGTCGCGCTGCCGCTGCACGCGCGTTGGTGGCGGCAGGTTGCGATGTCATCGTGTGCGATGACGGCCTTCAGCACTATGGCTTGGCACGCGATATCGAAATCGAAGTGATCGATGCGATGCGCGGCTATGGCAATGGCCGCTTGTTGCCTGCGGGTCCGCTGCGTGAGTCGCCGCTTGGCGCCACGCGCTTTGACTTTCGTGTCGTCAATTTGGGGGCATTGCCAGATGCTGCCGCAGAAAGAATCGGCACAGACTTTCAAGCGATGTTTGTGAGACCCACGCAGGTCAAATCAATGAACAGTGCGCGTACCGCGACGCTCGCGGCCTTCGAAGGGCAGCGCGTCCATGCGGTTGCAGGTATCGGACATCCCCAGCGCTTCTTTGACATGTTGAAGCGGCACGACATTGCAGTTGTTCCGCACCCGTTTCCGGATCATCATGTTTTTAGCGAAAGTGATTTCGAGTTTTCGAGTGATCTACCCGTTCTGATGACGAGCAAGGATGCGGCCAAATGCCGAGCGTTCGCGCGTGATCATTGGTATGAGATTGCGGTGGAAGCCGAACTGCCGGACGCATTCTGGTCCGCACTCGATGCACGGCTTGCGTCCTTGAAGCAGAGCGCCCCATGA